In Coccidioides posadasii str. Silveira chromosome 4, complete sequence, one genomic interval encodes:
- a CDS encoding uncharacterized protein (EggNog:ENOG410PR0P~COG:S~BUSCO:16083at33183) codes for MSSYFSSFTSSSAISNLSTRFTSLRRAISSGDETDDPENEDNSHISHVLRAYYTEKGRRLPPWLPPDPKSPQPPPPTVATQATFQGYGGQTSTPAGRGRGGLGDLWSDSAPSSAPPAQPQTSSLRLGRGANTPQSSGFKPSASSLPSRPSPSSTPRHPFDRSQSARQPGSNTGNATGGARPLPSQMAGSYQASQAAQNRPGPDRTLSAASAQERLRARLHGGGGSGGYASRNPLTGPR; via the coding sequence ATGTCTTCGTATTTCTCCTCTTTCACCTCCTCCTCTGCAATCTCCAACCTTAGCACTCGCTTCACGTCACTGCGTCGCGCTATCTCCTCCGGCGACGAAACCGATGACCCGGAAAATGAAGATAACTCACACATTTCTCACGTCCTACGGGCATACTACACTGAAAAAGGTCGCCGTCTTCCTCCCTGGCTTCCTCCTGATCCGAAATCCCCacaaccaccaccacccaccGTCGCCACACAGGCCACTTTCCAAGGCTATGGAGGCCAAACCAGTACCCCAGCCGGCCGCGGTCGCGGTGGTCTAGGTGATCTATGGAGCGACTCCGCACCGTCTTCTGCACCCCCAGCGCAACCGCAAACCTCGAGTCTGCGACTAGGTCGAGGCGCAAACACACCACAGTCTTCCGGGTTCAAGCCATCCGCGTCGAGCTTACCCAGCCGTCCCTCGCCGTCGAGTACTCCCCGCCACCCTTTTGATCGATCGCAGTCGGCTCGTCAGCCGGGAAGTAATACAGGGAATGCAACAGGGGGTGCGAGACCGCTTCCAAGCCAAATGGCGGGCTCTTATCAAGCATCCCAAGCAGCGCAGAATCGTCCCGGGCCAGACCGTACGCTTTCTGCTGCTTCGGCGCAGGAGAGGTTGAGGGCGAGACTCCATGGAGGAGGCGGTTCCGGCGGCTACGCTTCGCGCAATCCTTTGACAGGGCCTCGGTGA
- a CDS encoding uncharacterized protein (EggNog:ENOG410PZXV~BUSCO:12997at33183), whose translation MASDPLPSFPFLNPGEFRSICSSFLNRVTRYSGDLRALGWTNVKQDYQDGSAMLIISRIIDLPQWANGEQNDEGSYLQDDIEDDDPEMLIRPSSISGTSKVEMEYHILLSPTYQVPVLHFFFKNTPYSGPNALEIVYEHLVPPAYRSDLKQVGVMGGISMTNHPISGIPVYFIHPCNTASALQTVQGKETPTAETYLPLWLGLVGNCVGLYIPKELFASLRNNSDD comes from the exons ATGGCTTCGGACCCGTTGCCatcctttccctttttgaACCCAGGAGAGTTCCGGTCAATATGCTCTTCGTTTTTAAACCGTGTCACTAGATACTCGGGGGACCTTCGGGCATTGGGCTGGACCAATGTAAAGCAAGATTACCAG GATGGAAGTGCGATGTTGATTATCTCTCGGATCATCGACTTGCCTCAATGGGCCAATGGCGAACAGAATGATGAAGGAAGCTATCTCCAAGATGATATAGAAGATGATGATCCT GAAATGTTGATTAGGCCGTCATCTATTTCGGGGACGAGCAAGGTAGAAATGGAATATCACATTCTTCTATCTCCGACTTATCAAGTTCCTGTTTTACATTTCTTTTTCAAAAATACCCCATATTCTGGTCCAAATGCACTGGAGATCGTATACGAGCATCTTGTTCCTCCAGCCTATCGATCGGACCTGAAGCAGGTGGGAGTGATGGGCGGGATTAGCATGACC AACCATCCGATATCAGGTATCCCAGTATATTTTATTCACCCTTGCAATACAGCAAGTGCCTTGCAAACTGTCCAAGGGAAGGAAACTCCCACAGCAGAAACATACCTGCCACTGTGGTTAGGATTAGTTGGTAACTGTGTCGGCCTCTATATACCGAAGGAGTTGTTTGCGTCCCTAAGAAATAACTCGGACGATTAA
- a CDS encoding uncharacterized protein (EggNog:ENOG410PXHU) — protein sequence MCVTCGDYFNNQHQLSVHAFVHRPFGVRCFGCNFQFPILSALYGHFESSRCPSGITSEDIQNIAAGYVRNLADSNGFIFYCRDCQRGFNRMCDLLQHSETRTCPAGYWGGSARVGLLVQYMEIRLRNIVESRRAAPTNGDPTAKEEVQNEKGEANDARCPAYSIPSIIISKVPDDS from the exons ATGTGTGTCACCTGCGGGGATTATTTTAACAACCAGCATCAGCTCAGTGTG CATGCTTTTGTCCACAGGCCATTTGGTGTCCGCTGCTTTGGCTGTAATTTTCAGTTTCCCATCCTTTCGGCATTGTATGGCCATTTCGAGTCAAGTCGCTGCCCTTCAGGCATAACCTCTGAGGATATCCAAAATATCGCAGCCGGCTATGTTCGCAACCTGGCCGACAGCAATGGTTTCATTTTCTATTGTCGAGATTGTCAACGAGGATTCAATAGGATGTGCGACCTTCTTCAACACTCAGAGACAAGAACATGTCCAGCAGGCTACTGGGGCGGTAGTGCACGTGTTGGACTGTTAGTTCAATACATGGAGATTCGCCTTCGTAATATCGTTGAATCCCGTCGTGCGGCACCCACCAATGGGGATCCTACAGCTAAGGAGGAGGTTCAAAATGAAAAAGGCGAGGCGAATGATGCTCGCTGTCCTGCATACTCAATTCCTTCTATCATTATAAGCAAGGTCCCGGATGACAGCTAA
- a CDS encoding 66S preribosome component MAK16 (EggNog:ENOG410PH0P~COG:A) produces the protein MASDEIVWQVINQQFCSFKLKTTKGQNFCRNEYNVTGLCNRQSCPLANSRYATVRSDPATGAMYLYMKTIERSHMPNKWWERIRLSSNYTKALEQLDERLIYWPKFLIHKCKQRLTRLTQVSIRMKRLAKEEERLGEKIVPKLAPKIRHREATRERKAEAAAKVERAIERELIERLRSGAYGDRPLNVEENIWKKVLRGLERQGEGERDEDLDEGIEEDLEEEEEEEGVGQVEYVSDFDEDEDLEDIEDWIGEGSGDDSFDEDDEDESDEESSEGDEEDSEDDAQRKKPTPGTKRKRGAPTPTPRKKGARIEIEYETEGPAKESIFA, from the exons ATGGCTTCAGATGAAATTGTATGGCAGGTGATCAACCAGCAGTTTTGTTCCTTTAAGTTGAA GACAACCAAAGGACAAAACTTCTGTCGAAATGAATACAACGTCACTGGTCTCTGCAACCGTCAATCATGTCCGCTGGCAAACTCCCGTTACGCCACCGTGCGCTCTGATCCTGCGACCGGCGCAATGTACCTTTATATGAAAACAATTGAACGGTCTCATATGCCGAACAAATGGTGGGAGCGAATACGGTTATCGTCGAACTACACAAAAGCTCTGGAACAGCTTGACGAGCGACTCATCTATTGGCCGAAATTTTTAATCCACAAATGCAAGCAGCGTCTCACGCGCCTCACGCAGGTGAGCATTCGGATGAAACGGCTTGCCAAGGAGGAAGAACGATTAGGAGAGAAGATAGTACCGAAACTTGCGCCAAAGATTAGACATAGAGAAGCGACCAGGGAGCGAAAGGCGGAAGCTGCTGCAAAGGTGGAAAGAGCTATAGAAAGGGAGCTTATTGAGCGTCTAAGGAGTGGAGCTTATGGTGATCGACCACTGAATGTCGAAGAGAATATCTGGAAGAAGGTACTGAGGGGACTGGAGCGCCAGGGCGAAGGTGAACGTGACGAAGATTTGGATGAGGGTATTGAGGAAGAcctggaggaggaggaagaggaggaaggcGTTGGTCAGGTTGAATACGTTAGCGActttgatgaagatgaggacCTGGAGGATATCGAGGACTGGATTGGTGAGGGAAGCGGAGATGACAGTTTCGACGAGGACGACGAGGATGAAAGCGACGAAGAAAGTAGTGAAGGAGATGAGGAGGATAGTGAAGATGATGCACAGCGAAAGAAACCTACTCCCGGAACCAAGAGGAAACGTGGAGCCCCTACTCCTACGCCACGCAAAAAGGGCGCTCGGATCGAGATCGAATACGAAACGGAGGGTCCGGCGAAAGAAAGCATCTTTGCATGA